A stretch of Rhododendron vialii isolate Sample 1 chromosome 4a, ASM3025357v1 DNA encodes these proteins:
- the LOC131321705 gene encoding FHA domain-containing protein DDL isoform X2, with product MGRNSSTHSESPVRGRSSPRRRSPPRREKSPPRHRSSHKAISPPRDKPANQTRSPRRGKSRSPSPRTKRLKRAEVERGTEKVSVSRENERHNSRGDDRATRRERGSEKEVPSEKRERRSGRDAADGGSSRSRHGRSTSPSDRHRSSRHRSRSPRVASDKSEVTNSTGAEHRNGDNDSVAIMKATEEALETKEKQKPSFELSGKLAAETNRVKGVTLLFNEPPEARKPDIRWRLYVFKGGEVLNEPLYVHRQSCYLFGRERRVADIPTDHPSCSKQHAVLQYRQVEKEQPDGTSSKKVWPYLMDLGSTNGTFVNENRIEPERYYELFERDTIKFGNSSREYVLLHENSAA from the exons ATGGGACGTAATTCATCTACTCATTCTGAATCGCCGGTTAGGGGTCGAAGTTCTCCTCGTAGAAGGAGCCCACCTCGAAGAGAAAAGTCTCCACCTCGTCACAGGAGTTCACACAAGGCAATATCTCCGCCAAGAGACAAACCTGCAAACCAAACCAGGTCCCCAAGACGTGGAAAGTCAAGGTCGCCTTCACCTCGCACGAAAAGGTTAAAGAGAGCTGAAGTTGAAAGAGGGACCGAGAAAGTGAGTGTGAGCAGGGAGAATGAGAGGCACAACTCCAGGGGAGATGACAGGGCTACACGCAGGGAAAGGGGTTCGGAAAAGGAAGTGCCGAGTGAGAAAAGGGAGAGAAGATCAGGAAGAGATGCAGCTGATGGGGGGTCTTCTAGATCAAGACATGGGCGGTCAACTTCGCCATCAGATCGTCACCGCAGTAGTAGACACAGATCTCGCTCACCTCGTGTGGCTAGTGATAAGAGCGAG GTGACAAACTCGACAGGAGCTGAACATAG GAATGGTGATAATGATTCAGTAGCTATAATGAAGGCCACTGAAGAGGCCCTGGAAACAAAGGAGAAG CAAAAGCCTTCATTCGAGCTCTCTGGGAAGCTTGCTGCAGAAACTAATCGAGTCAAAG GTGTGACCCTGCTCTTCAATGAACCCCCGGAAGCTAGAAAACCAGATATAAGATGGAGACTTTATGTTTTCAAGGGCGGTGAAGTGCTTAATG AACCCCTTTACGTTCATCGCCAAAGTTGTTACCTATtcgggagagagaggagggtagCAGATATCCCGACGGACCATCCATCCTGTAGCAAACAACATGCTGTGCTTCAATATCG CCAAGTGGAAAAGGAGCAACCTGATGGTACTTCATCGAAGAAAGTTTG GCCTTACTTGATGGACCTCGGAAGCACAAATGGAACTTTCGTTAAT GAAAATCGCATTGAGCCTGAACGTTATTACGAACTTTTTGAAAGAGACACTATTAAGTTTGGTAATAGCAG CCGAGAATATGTACTACTGCACGAGAACTCAGCAGCATGA
- the LOC131321823 gene encoding uncharacterized protein LOC131321823 isoform X1 produces the protein MIHLFHLLKKLFNGCAYKHVYYGYLLLETKGESMDSEIDIVQKRLNSFLGQLQVEFGILDRIVYKNKNQHRRSSYFQYLLKVRRDLRLLQSAHLEEIFSSSFLVISGTRPKQKVQLLESLKRRKCDGGKHNFLERLLGAARLLSQIVEPMLKAATEISTLLAQSFFMGFCLTTLALLARLRVLVQQILLDAVTVFNMVFSLSQKEQSVKLTQDGIEVFREYYPMNEQSVLLDCVWETDKFVLLEISTNCKTERQEKNVREISIGPSAIQYQSIEVLLGDNESGKADPNDISEDYSHIEVDNPSSIEDPSTENDDVKKVQDSSKVEDVSGFVEPLIQNLNSESGLLMDLSSSPGSNPLKRKSGSTSKVAFVSVKKPATSTTNVLGLQIKGTESHGDSKEDPFFSLLTGGNLKDSLF, from the exons ATGATTCACTTGTTTCATCTCTTGAAGAAGCTGTTCAATGGGTGTGCATATAAACACGTATATTATGGTTATCTCCTACTTGAAACAAAGG GTGAGTCCATGGATTCAGAAATTGACATTGTTCAGAAGAGGTTGAATTCTTTCCTCGGTCAACTCCAAGTAGAATTTGGCATCCTTGATAGAATTGTATACAAAAACAAGAATCAGCACCGGCGATCCTCATATTTTCAGTACCTTCTAAAg GTGAGGAGAGACCTGAGGCTGCTTCAATCAGCTCATTTAGAAGAAATTTTTAGCTCCTCCTTTCTAGTTATCAGTGGGACAAGACCTAAGCAGAAGGTGCAACTTCTAGAAAG TTTGAAGAGGAGAAAATGTGATGGCGGAAAACATAATTTTCTAGAACGACTTTTGGGAGCGGCACGCCTGCTGTCACAG ATAGTAGAGCCAATGTTGAAGGCAGCTAC AGAGATTTCTACTTTACTTGCTCAATCATTTTTCATGGGATTTTGTCTTACAACTTTGGCTTTGCTTGCACGCCTCCGAGTTTTGGTTCAGCAA ATATTACTTGATGCTGTAACGGTATTCAACAtggttttttctctctctcagaagGAGCAATCTGTAAAATTAACTCAGGACGGAATTGAG GTATTTAGAGAGTACTACCCGATGAATGAGCAATCTGTCTTACTTGACTGTGTGTGGGAAACAGATAAGTTTGTATTACTTGAGATATCCACCAACTGTAAGACTGAACGTCAAGAGAAGAATGTTAGAGAAATATCTATAGGGCCATCTGCCATTCAATATCAAAGCATTGAGGTTTTGCTTGGTG ATAACGAATCTGGCAAGGCAGATCCTAACGATATTTCTGAAGATTATTCTCACATTGAGGTGGATAATCCTAGTTCAATTGAGGATCCTTCGACAGAGAACGATGACGTGAAGAAGGTTCAAGATAGTTCAAAAGTGGAAGATGTTTCAGGTTTTGTGGAACCGCTAATCCAGAACCTGAACTCTGAAAGTGGCTTGCTTATGGATTTGAGTTCATCTCCAGGTTCAAATCCTTTAAAACGTAAATCTGGTTCAACGAGTAAAGTGGCCTTCGTATCGGTGAAAAAGCCAGCAACATCAACAACAAACGTTTTGGGACTTCAGATCAAGGGAACAGAGAGCCATGGTGATAGCAAAGAAGATCCATTTTTCAGTCTACTTACTGGGGGAAACTTAAAGGATAGTCTATTTTGA
- the LOC131321823 gene encoding uncharacterized protein LOC131321823 isoform X4 produces MAQLQGESMDSEIDIVQKRLNSFLGQLQVEFGILDRIVYKNKNQHRRSSYFQYLLKVRRDLRLLQSAHLEEIFSSSFLVISGTRPKQKVQLLESLKRRKCDGGKHNFLERLLGAARLLSQILLDAVTVFNMVFSLSQKEQSVKLTQDGIEVFREYYPMNEQSVLLDCVWETDKFVLLEISTNCKTERQEKNVREISIGPSAIQYQSIEVLLGDNESGKADPNDISEDYSHIEVDNPSSIEDPSTENDDVKKVQDSSKVEDVSGFVEPLIQNLNSESGLLMDLSSSPGSNPLKRKSGSTSKVAFVSVKKPATSTTNVLGLQIKGTESHGDSKEDPFFSLLTGGNLKDSLF; encoded by the exons atggCCCAACTCCaag GTGAGTCCATGGATTCAGAAATTGACATTGTTCAGAAGAGGTTGAATTCTTTCCTCGGTCAACTCCAAGTAGAATTTGGCATCCTTGATAGAATTGTATACAAAAACAAGAATCAGCACCGGCGATCCTCATATTTTCAGTACCTTCTAAAg GTGAGGAGAGACCTGAGGCTGCTTCAATCAGCTCATTTAGAAGAAATTTTTAGCTCCTCCTTTCTAGTTATCAGTGGGACAAGACCTAAGCAGAAGGTGCAACTTCTAGAAAG TTTGAAGAGGAGAAAATGTGATGGCGGAAAACATAATTTTCTAGAACGACTTTTGGGAGCGGCACGCCTGCTGTCACAG ATATTACTTGATGCTGTAACGGTATTCAACAtggttttttctctctctcagaagGAGCAATCTGTAAAATTAACTCAGGACGGAATTGAG GTATTTAGAGAGTACTACCCGATGAATGAGCAATCTGTCTTACTTGACTGTGTGTGGGAAACAGATAAGTTTGTATTACTTGAGATATCCACCAACTGTAAGACTGAACGTCAAGAGAAGAATGTTAGAGAAATATCTATAGGGCCATCTGCCATTCAATATCAAAGCATTGAGGTTTTGCTTGGTG ATAACGAATCTGGCAAGGCAGATCCTAACGATATTTCTGAAGATTATTCTCACATTGAGGTGGATAATCCTAGTTCAATTGAGGATCCTTCGACAGAGAACGATGACGTGAAGAAGGTTCAAGATAGTTCAAAAGTGGAAGATGTTTCAGGTTTTGTGGAACCGCTAATCCAGAACCTGAACTCTGAAAGTGGCTTGCTTATGGATTTGAGTTCATCTCCAGGTTCAAATCCTTTAAAACGTAAATCTGGTTCAACGAGTAAAGTGGCCTTCGTATCGGTGAAAAAGCCAGCAACATCAACAACAAACGTTTTGGGACTTCAGATCAAGGGAACAGAGAGCCATGGTGATAGCAAAGAAGATCCATTTTTCAGTCTACTTACTGGGGGAAACTTAAAGGATAGTCTATTTTGA
- the LOC131321823 gene encoding uncharacterized protein LOC131321823 isoform X2 has protein sequence MAQLQGESMDSEIDIVQKRLNSFLGQLQVEFGILDRIVYKNKNQHRRSSYFQYLLKVRRDLRLLQSAHLEEIFSSSFLVISGTRPKQKVQLLESLKRRKCDGGKHNFLERLLGAARLLSQIVEPMLKAATEISTLLAQSFFMGFCLTTLALLARLRVLVQQILLDAVTVFNMVFSLSQKEQSVKLTQDGIEVFREYYPMNEQSVLLDCVWETDKFVLLEISTNCKTERQEKNVREISIGPSAIQYQSIEVLLGDNESGKADPNDISEDYSHIEVDNPSSIEDPSTENDDVKKVQDSSKVEDVSGFVEPLIQNLNSESGLLMDLSSSPGSNPLKRKSGSTSKVAFVSVKKPATSTTNVLGLQIKGTESHGDSKEDPFFSLLTGGNLKDSLF, from the exons atggCCCAACTCCaag GTGAGTCCATGGATTCAGAAATTGACATTGTTCAGAAGAGGTTGAATTCTTTCCTCGGTCAACTCCAAGTAGAATTTGGCATCCTTGATAGAATTGTATACAAAAACAAGAATCAGCACCGGCGATCCTCATATTTTCAGTACCTTCTAAAg GTGAGGAGAGACCTGAGGCTGCTTCAATCAGCTCATTTAGAAGAAATTTTTAGCTCCTCCTTTCTAGTTATCAGTGGGACAAGACCTAAGCAGAAGGTGCAACTTCTAGAAAG TTTGAAGAGGAGAAAATGTGATGGCGGAAAACATAATTTTCTAGAACGACTTTTGGGAGCGGCACGCCTGCTGTCACAG ATAGTAGAGCCAATGTTGAAGGCAGCTAC AGAGATTTCTACTTTACTTGCTCAATCATTTTTCATGGGATTTTGTCTTACAACTTTGGCTTTGCTTGCACGCCTCCGAGTTTTGGTTCAGCAA ATATTACTTGATGCTGTAACGGTATTCAACAtggttttttctctctctcagaagGAGCAATCTGTAAAATTAACTCAGGACGGAATTGAG GTATTTAGAGAGTACTACCCGATGAATGAGCAATCTGTCTTACTTGACTGTGTGTGGGAAACAGATAAGTTTGTATTACTTGAGATATCCACCAACTGTAAGACTGAACGTCAAGAGAAGAATGTTAGAGAAATATCTATAGGGCCATCTGCCATTCAATATCAAAGCATTGAGGTTTTGCTTGGTG ATAACGAATCTGGCAAGGCAGATCCTAACGATATTTCTGAAGATTATTCTCACATTGAGGTGGATAATCCTAGTTCAATTGAGGATCCTTCGACAGAGAACGATGACGTGAAGAAGGTTCAAGATAGTTCAAAAGTGGAAGATGTTTCAGGTTTTGTGGAACCGCTAATCCAGAACCTGAACTCTGAAAGTGGCTTGCTTATGGATTTGAGTTCATCTCCAGGTTCAAATCCTTTAAAACGTAAATCTGGTTCAACGAGTAAAGTGGCCTTCGTATCGGTGAAAAAGCCAGCAACATCAACAACAAACGTTTTGGGACTTCAGATCAAGGGAACAGAGAGCCATGGTGATAGCAAAGAAGATCCATTTTTCAGTCTACTTACTGGGGGAAACTTAAAGGATAGTCTATTTTGA
- the LOC131321823 gene encoding uncharacterized protein LOC131321823 isoform X3, with product MIHLFHLLKKLFNGCAYKHVYYGYLLLETKGESMDSEIDIVQKRLNSFLGQLQVEFGILDRIVYKNKNQHRRSSYFQYLLKVRRDLRLLQSAHLEEIFSSSFLVISGTRPKQKVQLLESLKRRKCDGGKHNFLERLLGAARLLSQILLDAVTVFNMVFSLSQKEQSVKLTQDGIEVFREYYPMNEQSVLLDCVWETDKFVLLEISTNCKTERQEKNVREISIGPSAIQYQSIEVLLGDNESGKADPNDISEDYSHIEVDNPSSIEDPSTENDDVKKVQDSSKVEDVSGFVEPLIQNLNSESGLLMDLSSSPGSNPLKRKSGSTSKVAFVSVKKPATSTTNVLGLQIKGTESHGDSKEDPFFSLLTGGNLKDSLF from the exons ATGATTCACTTGTTTCATCTCTTGAAGAAGCTGTTCAATGGGTGTGCATATAAACACGTATATTATGGTTATCTCCTACTTGAAACAAAGG GTGAGTCCATGGATTCAGAAATTGACATTGTTCAGAAGAGGTTGAATTCTTTCCTCGGTCAACTCCAAGTAGAATTTGGCATCCTTGATAGAATTGTATACAAAAACAAGAATCAGCACCGGCGATCCTCATATTTTCAGTACCTTCTAAAg GTGAGGAGAGACCTGAGGCTGCTTCAATCAGCTCATTTAGAAGAAATTTTTAGCTCCTCCTTTCTAGTTATCAGTGGGACAAGACCTAAGCAGAAGGTGCAACTTCTAGAAAG TTTGAAGAGGAGAAAATGTGATGGCGGAAAACATAATTTTCTAGAACGACTTTTGGGAGCGGCACGCCTGCTGTCACAG ATATTACTTGATGCTGTAACGGTATTCAACAtggttttttctctctctcagaagGAGCAATCTGTAAAATTAACTCAGGACGGAATTGAG GTATTTAGAGAGTACTACCCGATGAATGAGCAATCTGTCTTACTTGACTGTGTGTGGGAAACAGATAAGTTTGTATTACTTGAGATATCCACCAACTGTAAGACTGAACGTCAAGAGAAGAATGTTAGAGAAATATCTATAGGGCCATCTGCCATTCAATATCAAAGCATTGAGGTTTTGCTTGGTG ATAACGAATCTGGCAAGGCAGATCCTAACGATATTTCTGAAGATTATTCTCACATTGAGGTGGATAATCCTAGTTCAATTGAGGATCCTTCGACAGAGAACGATGACGTGAAGAAGGTTCAAGATAGTTCAAAAGTGGAAGATGTTTCAGGTTTTGTGGAACCGCTAATCCAGAACCTGAACTCTGAAAGTGGCTTGCTTATGGATTTGAGTTCATCTCCAGGTTCAAATCCTTTAAAACGTAAATCTGGTTCAACGAGTAAAGTGGCCTTCGTATCGGTGAAAAAGCCAGCAACATCAACAACAAACGTTTTGGGACTTCAGATCAAGGGAACAGAGAGCCATGGTGATAGCAAAGAAGATCCATTTTTCAGTCTACTTACTGGGGGAAACTTAAAGGATAGTCTATTTTGA
- the LOC131321704 gene encoding tryptophan synthase beta chain 1, which yields MAGCRTTQAPPISFKNPSHLPSRFRKFTPCPSPSTRGSIVCTLTKDSTMAPAAVQLRPDPFGRFGKFGGKYVPETLMHALTELESAFRYLSKDQEFQKELDGILKDYVGRESPLYFAERLTEHYKRPNGEGPHIYLKREDLNHTGAHKINNAVAQALLAKRLGKKRIIAETGAGQHGVATATVCARFGLECIIYMGAQDMERQALNVFRMKLLGAEVRAVHSGTATLKDATSEAIRDWVTNVESTHYILGSVAGPHPYPMMVREFHAVIGKETRKQALEKWGGKPDILVACVGGGSNAMGLFHEFVDDEDVRLIGVEAAGFGLDSGKHAATLTKGEVGVLHGAMSYLLQDDDGQIVEPHSISAGLDYPGVGPEHSFLKDLGRAEYYSITDEEALEAFQRLSRLEGIIPALETSHALAYLEKLCPTLANGTKLVLNCSGRGDKDVQTALKYLQI from the exons ATGGCCGGTTGCAGAACAACCCAAGCTCCGCCGATATCATTCAAAAACCCCTCCCACTTGCCCTCCCGATTCCGCAAATTTACGCCCTGCCCTTCCCCCTCTACCAGGGGTTCCATCGTATGTACCTTAACCAAAGACTCGACGATGGCCCCGGCCGCGGTGCAATTGAGACCCGACCCGTTTGGAAGGTTCGGTAAGTTTGGCGGGAAGTATGTGCCCGAAACCCTAATGCACGCTCTCACTGAGCTCGAATCTGCGTTCCGGTATCTCTCCAAGGACCAAGAGTTTCAG AAAGAACTGGACGGGATACTGAAAGATTATGTTGGTAGGGAGAGCCCTCTTTATTTTGCTGAAAGGCTTACTGAGCACTATAAGCGTCCCAATGGCGAAGGGCCACACATTTACCTCAAGAGGGAAGATCTCAATCATACCGGTGCCCACAAAATCAACAATGCCGTGGCTCAAGCTCTGCTTGCCAAGCGCCTGGGGAAGAAACGCATTATTGCTGAAACTGGGGCCGGTCAGCATGGAGTTGCCACTGCTACCGTATGTGCCCGGTTTGGCTTAGAGTGTATTATTTATATGGGTGCTCAAGATATGGAAAGGCAAGCATTAAATGTCTTCAGAATGAAGCTTCTTGGAGCTGAG GTTAGGGCAGTTCATTCTGGGACAGCCACTCTGAAGGATGCTACATCCGAAGCCATAAGGGACTGGGTCACTAATGTGGAATCCACCCATTACATCTTGGGTTCTGTTGCTGGGCCACATCCATACCCCATGATGGTACGAGAGTTTCATGCGGTGATTGGTAAAGAGACAAGGAAACAAGCATTGGAAAAATGGGGGGGGAAACCAGACATTCTTGTTGCATGTGTTGGTGGAGGTTCAAATGCCATGGGACTCTTTCATGAATTTGTTGACGACGAAGATGTCAGATTGATTGGTGTGGAAGCTGCAGGTTTTGGATTGGATAGCGGTAAGCATGCTGCTACCTTGACCAAAGGGGAGGTTGGGGTGCTGCATGGAGCTATGAGCTATTTACTGCAGGATGATGATGGGCAAATTGTTGAGCCCCATTCCATTAGTGCAGG CTTGGACTACCCTGGAGTTGGACCAGAACACAGCTTTCTAAAAGACTTGGGACGTGCTGAATACTATAGCATCACAGACGAAGAGGCGTTGGAAG CTTTTCAGAGATTATCTCGACTAGAGGGCATCATCCCAGCTCTGGAGACATCTCATGCTCTCGCATATCTGGAGAAGCTTTGTCCGACCCTCGCAAATGGAACTAAGCTTGTGCTTAACTGCAGTGGCAGAGGAGACAAGGATGTCCAGACAGCCCTCAAGTATTTGCAGATTTAA
- the LOC131321705 gene encoding FHA domain-containing protein DDL isoform X1 yields the protein MCWDERTQTQYPITGLVPTRHALSLSLSASLRATQHSLFSSHSTENHIVSLNIVTFPSLLSVFGALDTVLHVLFHTSLVCSVSPMGRNSSTHSESPVRGRSSPRRRSPPRREKSPPRHRSSHKAISPPRDKPANQTRSPRRGKSRSPSPRTKRLKRAEVERGTEKVSVSRENERHNSRGDDRATRRERGSEKEVPSEKRERRSGRDAADGGSSRSRHGRSTSPSDRHRSSRHRSRSPRVASDKSEVTNSTGAEHRNGDNDSVAIMKATEEALETKEKQKPSFELSGKLAAETNRVKGVTLLFNEPPEARKPDIRWRLYVFKGGEVLNEPLYVHRQSCYLFGRERRVADIPTDHPSCSKQHAVLQYRQVEKEQPDGTSSKKVWPYLMDLGSTNGTFVNENRIEPERYYELFERDTIKFGNSSREYVLLHENSAA from the exons atgtgtTGGGATGAACGAACCCAGACCCAATACCCTATCACCGGCCTAGTACCCACCCGCCacgctctctcactctctctctccgcttCTTTGAGAGCGACACAGCATTCCCTGTTTTCCTCTCACTCCACGGAGAACCACATCGTCTCG CTAAATATTGTTACTTTCCCATCGTTGTTAAGCGTTTTTGGTGCCCTAG ATACAGTATTGCACGTTTTATTTCACACAAGTCTCGTGTGCTCAGTGTCACCAATGGGACGTAATTCATCTACTCATTCTGAATCGCCGGTTAGGGGTCGAAGTTCTCCTCGTAGAAGGAGCCCACCTCGAAGAGAAAAGTCTCCACCTCGTCACAGGAGTTCACACAAGGCAATATCTCCGCCAAGAGACAAACCTGCAAACCAAACCAGGTCCCCAAGACGTGGAAAGTCAAGGTCGCCTTCACCTCGCACGAAAAGGTTAAAGAGAGCTGAAGTTGAAAGAGGGACCGAGAAAGTGAGTGTGAGCAGGGAGAATGAGAGGCACAACTCCAGGGGAGATGACAGGGCTACACGCAGGGAAAGGGGTTCGGAAAAGGAAGTGCCGAGTGAGAAAAGGGAGAGAAGATCAGGAAGAGATGCAGCTGATGGGGGGTCTTCTAGATCAAGACATGGGCGGTCAACTTCGCCATCAGATCGTCACCGCAGTAGTAGACACAGATCTCGCTCACCTCGTGTGGCTAGTGATAAGAGCGAG GTGACAAACTCGACAGGAGCTGAACATAG GAATGGTGATAATGATTCAGTAGCTATAATGAAGGCCACTGAAGAGGCCCTGGAAACAAAGGAGAAG CAAAAGCCTTCATTCGAGCTCTCTGGGAAGCTTGCTGCAGAAACTAATCGAGTCAAAG GTGTGACCCTGCTCTTCAATGAACCCCCGGAAGCTAGAAAACCAGATATAAGATGGAGACTTTATGTTTTCAAGGGCGGTGAAGTGCTTAATG AACCCCTTTACGTTCATCGCCAAAGTTGTTACCTATtcgggagagagaggagggtagCAGATATCCCGACGGACCATCCATCCTGTAGCAAACAACATGCTGTGCTTCAATATCG CCAAGTGGAAAAGGAGCAACCTGATGGTACTTCATCGAAGAAAGTTTG GCCTTACTTGATGGACCTCGGAAGCACAAATGGAACTTTCGTTAAT GAAAATCGCATTGAGCCTGAACGTTATTACGAACTTTTTGAAAGAGACACTATTAAGTTTGGTAATAGCAG CCGAGAATATGTACTACTGCACGAGAACTCAGCAGCATGA